A genomic segment from Bradyrhizobium sp. CB1015 encodes:
- a CDS encoding DUF6481 family protein codes for MAGYKEPTFADRHNAAQEARRKILDKFRSQPGPDDPVVKARQAERQAFAAARAKVSSAREAAKAESGRLANEATVAAAAQLLREKQEIAMRQAAIEAQQKAARDARYAARKNKKR; via the coding sequence ATGGCTGGATACAAAGAACCTACCTTCGCGGATCGGCATAATGCGGCGCAAGAAGCCAGAAGGAAGATCCTCGATAAGTTTCGCAGCCAGCCTGGACCCGACGATCCTGTGGTGAAAGCGCGGCAGGCCGAGCGCCAAGCGTTCGCCGCCGCGCGGGCCAAGGTCAGTTCGGCGCGCGAGGCCGCAAAGGCCGAGAGTGGCCGCCTAGCGAATGAGGCCACAGTCGCTGCCGCAGCCCAGCTGTTGCGCGAAAAACAAGAGATCGCGATGCGGCAAGCAGCTATCGAAGCCCAGCAGAAAGCTGCACGCGACGCGCGTTACGCCGCGCGAAAGAACAAGAAAAGATAG